The sequence TGGGTGATGATGAAGCCCGTCTCGGGCGACATCACCTGCTCGCCGGGCTCGAAGAGCCGCGCGTAGCCGGCCGCCACCCGGTCCTGGAGCGGGGCCCAGGGGTCATCGAACGCGGTGTGGTCCTCCAGCGTGCGCCCGAACCGGTCTTCAATCTTGCGGATGAAGTACGTGGGCTTCTTGCGGCCGTAGCGGTTGAAGGTCGCGTAGACCTGCGCCAAGTCGTACGGGTAGACGCACGAGGAGCCGAGCGCCGCCGAGAAGTCCATGTTCATGGGCGTGGAGAGCCCGAGCAGCCGGGACCAGTCGGACATGTTCTTGGTGCCCACCGCGCCGAAGGTCTTCACCGCGGGGATGTTCATGGAGTTGACGAGCGCGGTGCGCAGCACCACGTCGCCCTGGAACTCCTCGGAGAAGTTCTCCGGCTTCCAGGACACCTTGTTGTCCGGGTCGTGCTCCACGATGGGGGAGTCCACGATGATGGTGGCCTCGGTCCAGTTGAGCTTCTCGATGGCCGCCGCGTACACCAGCGGCTTGAAGGAGCTGCCCGGCTGGCGGCACGCCTGGAAGGCGCGGTTGAACTCGTTGTCGTCGAAGTCGTAGCCGCCCACCATGGCCGTGAGGTACTGGCGGTGGGGGTCGATGGAGACGAGCGCGCTCTGGGGCTCGGGCTGCTGCTCCAGCCGGAAGAGCTTCGGCCCGTTGGGGATCCGCACGGGCGGCGCCGCGGGGTCCGCGCCCTCGGCGGGCTTCACCGTGTCGTCGGGGATGGACTCGGCGAGCTTCTTGTCCCACTGCTCCTTGTCGTCCGTGAGGTCCTTCTTCGTCACGTGGCGGACCACCAGCAGGTCGCCCTCGGCGATGGCCCGCTTCACGTGGGAAATCATGCCGCCCGGCGCGTAGTACGACTCGGGGTTCACCTTGCGCGCCCAGCGCATGCCCAACAGCGGCAGCCGCGCCTGGTGCGGCCCCACGAGGATGTCGGCCCCCTTGCCGTCGTCATCCAGCCGCGTCACCAGCGCCACGTAGAGCCGGTTGAGCACCAGTTCCTCGGTGCCCATGGCCTTCTTGGCCCGCGCGACGAACGTGTCGCGCTCCTTGCCGGGGGGCAGGTTGCCCAGCGGCCCGCGCCAGCCCTGGCGCTTGTCGAGCGTCAGCAGCCCCTCGAGCACCGCCTCCTGGGCGGCGCGCTGGCGCTCGCTGTCCATGGTGGCGAAGACCTTCAGCCCCTGCTCCAGGAGCACCGGGTTGCCGTAGCGATCGACGATGTCGCGGCGCGCCTGCTCGACGAAGTACGGGGCGAACTCGTGGAACACGTCCTCCACGGGGTACACCTTCACGGGCTCGGCCTTGGCCTCGTCGTGCTCGGCCTGGGTAATCATCCCCTCGTCCAGCATGCGGCGCAGCACGTAGGAGCGGCGGTTCTTGGCCGCCTCGGGCTTGAGGAAGGGCGAGTAGCGGCTGGGGGCCTGCGGCAGGCCCGCGATGAGCGTCATCTCCCCCAGCGTCAAATCCCGCACGTCCTTGCGGTAGTAGTTCTCTGCGGCGCTCTGCACCCCGTAGCTGTGGTGCCCGAGGAAGACGTTGTTCAGGTAGAGGTAGAGGATCTCCTCCTTTGTCAGCGCCGCCTCCAGGCGCCGGGCGAGCAGCGCCTCGCGAATCTTGCGCTTGAGCGTCTTGGCGGTGGCGTCCTTGTAGCCCTCGGCGCCGATGAGCACCGCCTTCGCCGTCTGCTGCGTCAGCGTGGAGCCACCCTGCACGCCGCCGCTGCGCAGTCCCAGCTTGGAGGTAATGGTCTTAAAGCCCGCGCGCGCGGTGCCCAGCACGTCCACGCCCATGTGGTCGAAGAAGCTGGAGTCCTCGCTGGCGATGAACGCCTGCACCAGCCGCTTGGGGATGCGCTCGTAGGGCACCACCTTGCGCCGCTGGTTGTAGAACTCGCCGGCCAGCACCGCGTCGTCCGTATAGACTTCGGTGACGATGGGCGGCCAGTACTGGTCCACCCGCGGGATGGCGGGCAGCCCGGGGGTGTAGATGTAGTACAGCGCCACCAGCCCCACCGCGCCCGCGGTGGCGCCCGTGAGGAAGAGCCACCCGGCGAGCTTCAGGGGGAAGAGCCACCAGCGGCCCTTCTTCACCCCGTCGAGAACCAGTTGGGAGCGGCTGCGGTCGATGTTCGAGTTGGGAGTGCTCATGAAGGTTCTAGCGCAGCGCGTTTGAGGATGTCCTTCAGCTCCGGAGGCACCTTCGCCTCCACCGTCACCTTCCCGCCATGCTGGGGGTGCGGAAATTCGATGCGCTCAGCGTGCAGGAACAGACGTTTCAGCCCCCACCGGGCCCGCACATCCCGGTTGAAGGCAAAGTCACCATATTTGCGGTCACCGGCCACGGGGTGGCCCACCGCGGCCAAGTGTCTTCTTATCTGATGGGTGCGCCCGGTCTCGATGGAGCAGGAGAGGAGCGCCACCTCGCTCGACTGGCGGATGACCTTCCACCGGGTGAGCGCCTCCTGCATGTTCACCCCCCGGCGCGCCTTGGACTCGGCCGTCTGCTGGTGCTCCGAGAGGGGCAGCTCAATCACCCCGGAGTCCTTGGGCATCTTGCCCTTCACCAGGGTGAGGTAGCGCTTCCGGGCCAGGCTTTCCGTGAACACCTCGGTGAAGTGGACCATCGCCGGGCGCCGCTTGGCGACCAGGATGACGCCGGAGGTCTCCCGGTCCAGCCGGTGCGCGGGTGAGGCGGTGAAGTCATTTCGCACCGCCTTGGGGCCCAGGTAGGCGCGCACATAGTCCACCAGGGTGCCCCCGGTAATTCCGCTGCCGGTGTGCACCGCCATGCCGCTGGGCTTGTCCACGGCCATCATCCAGTCGTCCTCCAGGAGGATGACCAGCTCGGACGGGTCCACGGGGGGCGGGGGGGGTGGCAGGCGCTCGGCGCCCTTGTCCTGGCCGAGCAGCTGCTTCTCATCGCCCCGGATGGCAATGACGTCCCCGGCGGCCAGGAGCTGCTCGGGCTGGGCCCGCTTTCCGTTCACCCGGACCTTCTTGACCCGGATCATCTTGAACAGATGACTGGTGGGCATGTTGGCCAGGCGCTTGCGGAGGTACTTGTCCAGCCGCATCCCCACACTGTCTTCTTCGATTCGGTACTCGATCATTTGTTCTTGGCGGCCGGACCAGAGCACACGAATAATGACCGGTCCATGCCGAAGGCTCCCAGTATCGAGAAGCTTCTCCAAAGTGGTTCAGCGGAGTGGAACAAGCTCCGCAAGTCCGGTCAGGTCTCCACCGACCATACGGGCGCTACCTTCACGCAGCTGTTCTCCGCCAACGCGGACCTGTCGGGCCTAGAGCTCGTGGGCTCCGAGTGGGAGCGCTGCGACCTCTCCAAGATGAACTTCCGCGACGCGGACCTGTCCAACGCCTACTTCCACGGCGGCCGGCTCCAGGACTGTGACTTCCGCGGCGCCAACCTCGAGGGGGCCACCTTCGAGCGGCTGAAGTTGCTGCGCTGTGACTTCACCGGCGCCAAGGGGCTGGACGACCTGGAGATGGACGAGGTGGACATGGACCGGGTGCAGGGTCTGGACGGCGAGGAAGCCCCGCCCCCGCCCCCGCCCCCCGCCCAGGGCATCACCGCCTTCACGCGCGAGCAGCGGGAGAAGGCCCTGGGGGCCGCCGCGGCCGCCGTGGCCGGCCCCGCCGCGGAGGAGCTGCCCCCTTTCAAGCCCCAGGATCCTCCGGGCTCTCTGCTCTTCCGGGCCTTGAAGCGGCTGCCAGCGCCGCCTCCGTGGGTGCTGGACGTGCCGGGCCTGCGCCCGCTGCTGCCCCAGCGCCTGCCCCCGGGCTCCTCGCTGGAGGGGATGTACCGCGAGGCGGTGAAGACGCGGCTGGAGAACAAGAAGCCCTCGGCGGACCCGGGCGCGGTGGAGCGGGCGCAGAAGGCGCTGCGGCTGGGCGGCAAGGACTCGGCCGTGGCGGCCATGTACCTGCGCGAGGTGGGCGTGCTGCCGCTCTCGCGCTTCTCCGCGGCCAAGGTGCTCAAGGACGCGCTGCGCGCCGAGGTGGAGGTGGATGACCTGACGGGCTCCATCGACCCGCGGGTGGCCGGCGCCCTGCTGGAGCTGCGGCTGACGCACGAGGTGGTGGAGCACGTGCAGGAGGTCCGGCGGCGCCTGGCGGCCACGCAGCTCTACACCGCGCTGATGGAGGCGGGCTTCACCCCGGAGAACAACTGGGACGAGGCGCTGGAGTCGGCCGACGCGGCGCTGGAGCTGGCGCAGCTGGCCACGGGCGAGGACCGCAACGCGCTCTTCGAGGGCTTCCAGGTGTTCGCCGCCCTGCCGGACGAGGCCCGGCTGCGGCGCCTGGCGTACCTGGCCGAGTCGGTGTCCAACCTGGAGCTGCTGAGCCGGCTGCCCGAGGGCATGGAGCCGCAGTGGCTCACCGGCCCCGAGACGCGCGAGTGCCACGACCGGGAGATGACGTACGTGCAGGCGCTCCGGGCCCAGGACATCCCCGCCAAGGTGCCCGCGCTGGCCAAGACGGAGCTCGGCGTGCCCGAGGGCCAGGTGCCCGAGGACAGCGACGACGACCTGTTCGTGCACCTGCGCTGCGACGTGTGCGGCAAGGAAAAGCTCATCGTCCAGTCCCGCATCGACTGACGCAGTCCCGCCCTTCCCCGCGGGTGCCCGCGGGGAGGGTCACGGCAGGGAGTACGTCACCGGAGGGGGCAGCAGGACCCGCACGGCGTCCCCTGGCCGGATGAGCCCGGGGCGCTCCACCCACCCCACCAGTCCGCGCCGCTGGTGGGCGGCCTTCACGAAGCGGGAGGCCAGCGCCTGCCGCTCCGGGTAGAAGGGCTCCACCGCCCGGCCCGCCTTGCGGCACGGGGTGTTCTCCCCCTCCATCATCAGCACCGCGTCCTCGGGAAAGAACAGGCGCGTGCCCGGGGGCAGCCGCGTCAGCCGGGGCACCCCCGACAGCTCCAGGTTCGCCCCCAGCCAGGAGGCCTGCACCCGGAGCACCTCCAGCGCGGAGGCGATGAGCGCCAGCTCCTCCGTGGACACGAGCGACACCTGGCGCGAGTTGCGCACGAGCGCACCCCGGGGAAACCACGGCGTGCGCACGTCCGCCTTCCGCGTCAGCCCCGCGTGACGGTCCCCCACCACGCCCTCCAGGGAAACCCGCACCTCGGGCACCTCGCGCGTGAGGACGCGCTTCGGCTCGGCTCCCACGAGGACGCGGACCGTGTGGCCGGTGAGGGGCGCGGACATGGGCGGCTCAGAAGAGCGCGAGCTGCTGGGGCTTGCCCAGCGTGCGCGCGTCGATGCCGTCCTCCCGCAGCAGCCGGGCCAGCTCCTCCGCGAAGCCGTGGTGGGTGATGACCTCCCGGGCCCCGGTGGCCTTCACGTAGTTCACCAGCGAGGGGCAATCCGCGTGGTCCGACAGGGGAAAGGCCACCTGCGCGCCATAGCGGTACGCGGCGCCCGGGTCCAACGCCCACCCGGTGAGCACCGCCGTGGCGCGCGGCCACAGGGGCGCCAGGGCCCCGGAGCGGGCCTGGTGGGGCGGGAAGAAGAGCACCTCGCCGGGATTCACCGTTCCCTCGAAGCACCGCACGGGCTCGATGGCCACGCCCAGCTCGCCGTAGAGCCGCGTCACCTCGTAAATGGAGGTGTGCGCCACCAGCGGGAAGCCCCGCCCGGACAGGTACTTCATCGCCTCCTGGCTCTTGCCCAGCGGATAGCCCAGCAGCACGGGCACCACGCCCCGCTCCAGCTGCTGGCGCACCCACGTCTCCACCGCGCCCAGCACCTCGTCCTTCGGCGGGAAGCGGTAGCGCGGGTGGCCGAACGTGGCCTCGATGACGAGCGTGTCGCACTCGGCCACCTGCACCGGCTCCGCCGTGAGCGAGGGCGTGACGTTCAGGTCCCCCGTATAAACGATGCGCCGCCCATCCCCGCGCACCACCCGGAGCTGGGCACTGCCCAGGATGTGGCCCGCGGAGAGCAGCTCCAGCGACAGCGGGCCCAGCTCGAACGGCTGGTTGTAGGAGACCGCCACGGGGTCCTTCACCCGGCCCAGCCGGTGGGTCATGAAGCGCAGCGTGGCGGCCGTGGCGATGGTCCGCTCGTGGCGCGCGATGTGGTCCGAGTGCCCATGGCTGACGAAGGACAGCGGCGTCTTGCGCATCGCATCCAGCGCCAGCGGGGTACCCGTCAGATGAAGGCCGGTGTTCCGCAGCTCGACGCTCATGGGGGTGCCTGGATATAGCGCGCCCGGGCGCCGTTGGGGCCCTTCTCCGCCCAGGCTCGCCCGCCCGTCCGCCCTGCCTGCGAAACGTCAGGCCCTGGCCAGGGTCCGGCCGCGCCACCGGTCCCACACGGTGGCGCCCACCTCCGCCACCACCACGCCCAGCACGATGAGGCTGCCGCCCACCCACTCCCGGGGGCCCAGCGTCTCGTACCCCAGCGACACCGAGAAGAGCGAGGCGAACACCGGCTCCAACGCGTAGATGAGCGCCGTGCGCACGGCGCTCGTGCGCGCCTGGGCCCACGTCTGCACGCTGATCGCCACCGCGCTGGCGACGACGCCGCAGAAGAGCACCGCGCCGAGGAAGGCCCCGGACCACTCCACGCGAACTTCCACGAAGGGCAGGCACGCCGCCGACAGCAGCGCCACGCCCCAGAGCTGCACGGCGACGAGCGCCCCGGCCCCCTGCTTCGGCGCGAGCCGCGCGGTCAGGAGGATGTGGATGGCGTAGGACACGGCGCAGATCAGCGTGAGCACGTCGCCCGAGGAGAGGGCCTCGGAGGTGGCCGCGTCCGCCCGGGTGAGGAAGTAGAGCCCCACGGCCGAGAGCACCACCCCCACCAGCGCGGGGATTCGCGGAACCTGGCGGTAGAACACCAGCGCGAACAGCGGGACGAAGAGGACGCACAGCCCGGTGATGAAGGCCGAGCGCGCCGGGGAGGTCCGTGTCAGCCCCAGCGTCTGGAACAGGTAGCCCCCGAAGAGGAACAGGGACAGCAGGGCCCCGTGCTTCAGGTTCCCCCAGGAGAGCATCCGCCGCCCCACCACGGCGCTCAGCACCGCGGCGCCAACGCTGAACCGCAGGGCGAGGAACGAGAACGGGTCCCCGTGGGACAGCGCGTCCTTCACCGCCAGGAAGGACGTGCCCCAGAGCACGGTGAGCAGCACCAGCGCCCCGTCCGCCTGCAGCTGCGCGCGCCGCTCCGGCGTCGAAGCCCCCTCAGTCATGGCCATCCAGCATGCGCTCCAGCGCCACCAGGGGCTTGCTGCCCCCCGAGGCGTCCCACTCCGCATTGACGCGCCGGATGAGCTCGGCGGAGGCGAAGCGGAACCCCCTCCGCCGGAACGTTCTCAAGGACGCGAGGTTGTCCTCATCGACGTCCGCGTAGATGCGCCGCTCGCCCTGCTTCCGCGCCGCCTCCAGCAAGCAGCCCAGGAGCCGATGGGCCACCCCCATCCTCCGGGCCCGCGGCGCCACCACCAGCGAGCGGACCCAGAGCCCGTCCAGCGCCAGCCCCTCCTCGCGGTAGCTGTCCAGGTAGGCGAAGCCGCACAGGCGCCCCGCCGCGTCGAAGGCGCCCGCCGCCGCCCCCACCGCGCCCCCGTCCCGCGCCCACCGGCCCAGGAGCTGCCGGCGCAGGAACGTCGAGGACACCAGCAGCCGCTCGCCGGCGAAGACCAGGAGCGCATCCAGGTCCTCGGCCCGGAGCAGGCGCACCTCGAGCCGCCCCAGCCACTGCTTCCGCATGGGGCGGGACCACCCGGAGAAGGCGAAGTCCCTCAGCCGCCGGGCCACGCCCCGGGCCAGGGGACGGGCCCACAGCGCGGACGCCATCCGCTGGCCCACGAAGAGCGACGGCCGCATCACCCGGGGCAGCGGGAGGATCCACCACCCCCGGCGCAGCGCCGTCACCCGCCCCAGCGGCACCCCCGCGGGGTCTCCCTTGCCCAGCAGCGACGCCGTCACCAGCGGCCCGGTGGAGATGACCACGTGAGCGATGAGCCGGCGCCCCACCCTCACGAGCGCCACATCGCCCCGGGACAGCGCCTCCGGCCCGCAGCGCAGCACCTGCACCGAGTCTCCACTGCGCAGCAGCGGGTACAGGCTCCGGCCCGCCCCCCGCAGCCACAGCCGGCTCCCCGGGGGCGAGGACTCGACGAAGGCCGCGAGATCAACCGGGGGTGTGCCAACCATGAAGCCAGTTCCTCACGAAGCCCGCCGCGGCGGCGTCCTTCCGGAAGATGAAACGGCGCAGCGCCACCCCTTCGGTGATGCGCACCAACCGCTGGAGCACCTCGCCCTGCGACGCCTCTCCCGGCAGCGGCCGGAAGACCTGCGCCATCATCGCCGGAATGGCCTCCTGCGCGGCCACCGCTTCCAGCCGCTCCTCGCTCCCCTTCTCCAGGAACAGCACCGCCGCCAGGTGCGCCCGCGCCCGCGAGGCGGGCAGGTCCAGATCCGAGCAGAAGGGGCTGCCCTCCACGCGCGCCCCCGGGTAGAGCCCCACCACCTCGTCCGAGAGCACCTCGGCCCCGGCCTCGCGCGCACACAGCCGGGTGAAGGTGGACTTGCCCGCCCCGCTGGGCCCGAGCGCCACCACCGCCCGCGCCTGGAACGCCACGCCCGCGCCGTGCAGCAGCAGGCCCCCCTGGCGCAGGGTGGCGAGCTGCAGGCCCACCCTCAGCGCCAGCTCGGTGTCCAGAAAGGCCTGGGGGGGCTCCACGCGCACCACGTCGCCTTCGATGTGGAACCGGGGTCCCGAGGGCCGGCGAGGGTCCAGGGGCGTGCCCGGCCCCTCGGCCAACGCTTCCGCCCGGAGCCACAGGTGCGGGGGGCCTCCCTCCCCGAGAAACGGCCCCAGCGCGCACCGGGCGCCCACCTGGGTGAGGAGCGCTTCGTCCACGGCCACGCGCCAGTCGCCGAACCGCAGCCGCCGCATCCGGGCACCCGCCTCCCCTCAGCAGGCCCCCGTCTCGGGATCGATGATGCAGCTGGGCGTGAAGAGGTCCGGAACGAGAATCCGCTCCGAGCGCACCTGGGGCGGCACGTACGCCTTCTTCTTGTCCGCCTTCACGGGCTGCACCGGGGTCGCCATGGTCTCCTTAGTAATACACCACGACTCGGGCCGGGTTCGACTGACTATCACCCACGGCCAGGTCCATTTTTCCATCCCCGTTGAAGTCCAAGAGGGCCAGGCTGATTCCAAAGGACGTCGTGGACGCCAGCTTGGACTGCCAGAAGCCATTCTCCTGGGCCGTGTCGAACTCGGCCCCGGGCGTGCCCTGGTTGTAGAAGACGGCCGCGGCGTTCATCCCGACGATGTTCTGGCCGACGGCGATGTCAGCGCGCCCATCGCCGTTCAGGTCCCCCAGGGCCAGGGCATTGCCGAACCGGCCGCCGCCGCCGATGACGAGCGGGGCCGAGGTGAAGCCCGACGCCCCCCCATCCCGGAACACGAAGACCTTGTTCTGGGTGGCTGCGGAGGCCACCAGGTCCAGCCCCGGTCCGCCCACCAGGTTCACCCCGCCGAAGGCCTCGGTGCCAAAGCCGTTCTGCGAGTTGCCGGTGGTGTCCGGGCCCTGGTGGAGCACCTGGAGCGCGTCCGTGGTGAGCACGTTGCGGCCCAGCGCGCGCACGGTGGCGCCGGAGTAGACGTAGAGCGTGTTCACCTTCTCGTGCGAGGCCGGCAGGGTGAAGTCCGCCACGCCATCGCCCGTGATGTCCCCCAGGCGGGCATAGCCGCGGGAGCGGCCGAAGAAGACCATCCCCGTGGGGGCCGTGAAGACCTTGTCCGACTTGCTCGTGGGCACCACGCAGGCCGCGGCGGCCGTGCAGCCCGTGCCCAGCGCGCGCCAGGCGTCCGGCGAACGCCCGTAGAAGAGGTAGACCTTGCCCGGGCTCTCGCCGTGCGAGCTGAGGAGCACCTCGTGGAGCCCATCGCCCGAGATGTCCTGGATCATCTTCACGGTGCCGCCCAGCGAGGCCCCGGCGATGGGACTGTCGTGGCGGAACTCGATGGGCGCGGAGGTGTCCAGCACCTGGCCCTTGCGGCCGAAGTAGAGGAAGGCCCGGCCGGAGGTGCCGCTCCAGCCGCGCACGCCCACCACCAGGTCCTGGACCTGCTCCGCGGTGAGGTTGCCCGCATCGCCTATGTCGAAGTCGTTGCCGTAGGCCTGGGAGTCCGTCTCGGGCACCGTCAGGTCCTGGCGCACCGGCGGTACCGCCACCGGGTCGCTCGAGCCGTAGTACACGTACGCCGCGCCCGGAGTGCCCAGCACGCCGGTCACCACCAGGTCCTCCCGGCCGTCGGCGTTCAGGTCTCCCCGCGAGGCGATGTACGTGGCGTAGCTGTTGCTCGCCACGCCGGGGTTCGTCACCGTCACCTGCCGCCAGAAGTTGTCGAGCGGCGGCTGGACGGCGAAGGCCGCGTAGTTGCCAATCTCATCCCGGGGCCGGAGCTGGATGGAGTAGCGGGCCAGGGGCGGCACCGTCAGCGTGTAGGACGTGGAGGTGGCGGGCAGAAGCGCCCCGGTCTCCTGCTTCACCCTCGCGCTGAAGAAGGAGGCCTCGTTCTCGATGCCGTTGAGCAGCTGGGCGTTGACCGTCCAGCGCAGGTCATAGCCCACGGGCATGCCGGACAGCCCATCATCCCCGCTGGCCGTCCAGGACACCTTCACCTGGGCGGCCCGCTCCTTGCCGGCCACCAGGGCCATCGTCACGGTGGGCGCGCTGGGGGGCACCACGTCCACGGTGGCGGCCACGGTGTGGCGCGCCGTGTTTCCGGAGGCATCCACCACGCGAAGCTCCAGCGTGCCGTCCGTGCCGTGCGGCAGCGTCACGGGCACCTCCAGGGTCTCCGGCGAGGTGGCGACCAGAAACTCCGCCGAGACGGGCTCTGCCTTGTAGAAGGCCCGCACCGTGCTGCCCACGCCCTGGGTCACGGTGAGCGTGAACACCGCGTTGGCATCCCCGCCCGCGGCCAGGTCCACCACGCGGTCCGGCGAGGGCACCGGGAAGAGGTAGGCGTTGGTGTTGGCGACGAAGAAGAGCGCCGTGGGCGCCGGGGAGATGGAGGTGATGACGGGGGGCGTGATGTCCACCGTCACGTCCACGAAGTCGACGGAGCGCAGATTCGCGGCGTTGAAGACCTCCACGGCCAGGCGCGTCTGCTCGCCGTCCTCGAGCGTCACGTCGAAGGAGAACTCGCCTGTGGGCCCGTTCGCCGTGGTGGCGTCCACGGGCGTCGAGGAGGTGCCCCGGTAGAGCGCCACCTGGCGGCCACTGCACGCCGGGGTGGCCCCCACCAGGCGGTACTGCAGGCCCGGCGTCGAAGGATCCAGGTCATCCTGGGCGAGCAGCGTGGCCACCGGCTCGCTGGGGGTGGTGAGCGTGATGGCGCAGCCGGGAATCCGCACGTCCACGCCCGTATGGGAATCGGAGCCCCGGTTGCCGGCGGTATCCAGCGCCACGGCCGAGAGGGTCTGCACCCCGACGGGGAAGTTGAGCGTGCCCTGGGCGGAGCCCCCGCTGACCGGCAGGGTACCGACCACGGTGGGCGGAGCGCTCCCCACCTGGGAGAGGATGCTCACGGTGTTCACGTCCCCGCCCCCGACGCTCACCTGCACGGGCAGGTCCGTGTTGTTGTAGATGGTGTCCGCCAGCGGGGCCACCAGCGTCACGGTGGGAGGCTCCCGGTCCACCGTCACGGTGCGCACCACCGTGGACACGTTGCCCGAGGTGTCCACGGCCGCCACGGTGATGGCGTGCTCCGTGCGCCCCGCGCCCGCCAGGGTGAACTCGTGCTTGGCCTCCAGCAGCAGCGGGGTCAACTCCACCGCGTCGCCCCCGGGGCTCACCGACAGGCGGATGCCCTTGTCCCCCACGTCCGCGCTGGTGTTGGCCGCCACCTGGAGCTGGAAGCCCGGCGCGGGCGAGCTGTCATCGGCGAGGCCGAACTCGGCCCGCGTGGGCGCGCTCACCACCAGCGAGGGCAGCACGCGGTCCAGGCGGAAGGCGAAGAAGGCCGCCGTGTTGAGCGGGTAGAACGGCGTGGGGTTGGCCACCCGGTTCTGGTTGCCCGCGGCATCCGTCACCGTGAGGACGAGCGCGTAGTCCGCCTCGATGCCCGTGGGCATCGCCTCCAGGGACACCGTGACCTGGCCCCCGCGGGCGCTGCCCTGGCCATAGACGATGCCCGGGTTGGCGGCGCTGCGGACCTGCACGGGCCGCCCATCCTCCACCCCGTCGATGGTGAGCCGCAGCTGCACGGCGCCCGAGGGCAGCTCGGCGGCGTTCAGCCGCAAATCCCCGTTGGCGTCCCCCACCAGCTCCACGGCCCGCACCACCGGCTCGGTGCTGTCCACCGTGATGGTCACCGCCTGGGACACGGAGATGGCCCCGTCATCCAGCACGGCCTTCAGGGCATAGCGCCCGTCAGGATAGGTGAAGTCCGGGGTGAAGGCCGGCACGTTGGCCGCCAGGGTGTACCACCCCGAGCCATCCCGGCAGGGCGCGGCATCCAGGCTGGGCGCCACGCTCGCGCAGATGTCCACCACGGCGTTCGCCGAGCGCCCATTGGCCGCGTACTTGAGCGGCGCCTGGATGCCGGACTCCTCGGGCGTGACGTCGGAGAGGACGACGTAGCTGGGGGCAGGCGAGGCGGCGGGAATCTCCAGGGCGATGTTGCCCGGCTGCGTGTCCACCAGGAGCAGCACCGTGGCGCAGGCCACCGTCCCGCCAGGGCCGATGAGCTCGGCGCGCAGCACGTTGGCCCCCTCCTCCAGCTCCACCGAGCTGAAGACCTTCGTCCGGTCGGACGCGGCCACCGGCACCGAGGCGACCTCCGTGGAGCCGCGCAGCAGCCGCAGCGTGCCCGCCGCGGGGGTCTCCAGGCTCAACGTCACGGGCACGCTCAGCCCGCCGGCCGGCCGCACGATGCCGTCCATGGCCCCCAGGTAGCGGCCGATGGCGGGCGTCGCGAAGGCGAGCGAGCCCGGGGAGAAGGCCAGCGTCAGCTCCTGGCTCCTATCGGTGGTGTTGCCCGCCAGGTCCGTGGAGGCCACATCCAGCTTGCACGTCCCGCTGGGCGGCACGGACACGTCGCGAAGGACGAGCACGCCCCGCGCATCGGCCTGGCCCGCCACGCCCGCGGCCATGGCGCACCCCGTGACGAGCACCGACGCGTACGGCTCGGTGTTCACCTCCAGGGCCACCTGGATGCCCGGCGCCAGGGACGTGTCGTTGAGCCCCGCGCCCAGGACGGTCTCCCCGGCGGGCAGGCCGCGCACGTGGAAGGCCAGCGCGGGCGGCGTGGTGTCCAGGCCCAGCGCGAGCACCTGGCTCACGGCGCCCCCGGGACAGAGGGCCTGGAGCTGGTACGCCCCGTCGCCGTTCAGCGTGAGCGGCACCAGCGCCGAGCCCGCGGTGGCGGCCGCGGCGTTGCGCGTGCGCTCCTCGCCATTGGCATCCAGCG is a genomic window of Stigmatella erecta containing:
- a CDS encoding RluA family pseudouridine synthase, encoding MIEYRIEEDSVGMRLDKYLRKRLANMPTSHLFKMIRVKKVRVNGKRAQPEQLLAAGDVIAIRGDEKQLLGQDKGAERLPPPPPPVDPSELVILLEDDWMMAVDKPSGMAVHTGSGITGGTLVDYVRAYLGPKAVRNDFTASPAHRLDRETSGVILVAKRRPAMVHFTEVFTESLARKRYLTLVKGKMPKDSGVIELPLSEHQQTAESKARRGVNMQEALTRWKVIRQSSEVALLSCSIETGRTHQIRRHLAAVGHPVAGDRKYGDFAFNRDVRARWGLKRLFLHAERIEFPHPQHGGKVTVEAKVPPELKDILKRAALEPS
- a CDS encoding penicillin-binding protein 1A; translation: MSTPNSNIDRSRSQLVLDGVKKGRWWLFPLKLAGWLFLTGATAGAVGLVALYYIYTPGLPAIPRVDQYWPPIVTEVYTDDAVLAGEFYNQRRKVVPYERIPKRLVQAFIASEDSSFFDHMGVDVLGTARAGFKTITSKLGLRSGGVQGGSTLTQQTAKAVLIGAEGYKDATAKTLKRKIREALLARRLEAALTKEEILYLYLNNVFLGHHSYGVQSAAENYYRKDVRDLTLGEMTLIAGLPQAPSRYSPFLKPEAAKNRRSYVLRRMLDEGMITQAEHDEAKAEPVKVYPVEDVFHEFAPYFVEQARRDIVDRYGNPVLLEQGLKVFATMDSERQRAAQEAVLEGLLTLDKRQGWRGPLGNLPPGKERDTFVARAKKAMGTEELVLNRLYVALVTRLDDDGKGADILVGPHQARLPLLGMRWARKVNPESYYAPGGMISHVKRAIAEGDLLVVRHVTKKDLTDDKEQWDKKLAESIPDDTVKPAEGADPAAPPVRIPNGPKLFRLEQQPEPQSALVSIDPHRQYLTAMVGGYDFDDNEFNRAFQACRQPGSSFKPLVYAAAIEKLNWTEATIIVDSPIVEHDPDNKVSWKPENFSEEFQGDVVLRTALVNSMNIPAVKTFGAVGTKNMSDWSRLLGLSTPMNMDFSAALGSSCVYPYDLAQVYATFNRYGRKKPTYFIRKIEDRFGRTLEDHTAFDDPWAPLQDRVAAGYARLFEPGEQVMSPETGFIITHLMRGVVQEGTGGPASRLGKPAAGKTGTTNDSFDAWFSAFTRDLVTVAWVGYDLNPHPLNRYETGGRAALPIWLDYMKKALAGRPQPEFYPWPSMELVRLPIDEKTGKIASNSSKNTELMFFKKGTQPKEATPEKGQVNVNDFLMGQQ
- a CDS encoding pentapeptide repeat-containing protein, translated to MPKAPSIEKLLQSGSAEWNKLRKSGQVSTDHTGATFTQLFSANADLSGLELVGSEWERCDLSKMNFRDADLSNAYFHGGRLQDCDFRGANLEGATFERLKLLRCDFTGAKGLDDLEMDEVDMDRVQGLDGEEAPPPPPPPAQGITAFTREQREKALGAAAAAVAGPAAEELPPFKPQDPPGSLLFRALKRLPAPPPWVLDVPGLRPLLPQRLPPGSSLEGMYREAVKTRLENKKPSADPGAVERAQKALRLGGKDSAVAAMYLREVGVLPLSRFSAAKVLKDALRAEVEVDDLTGSIDPRVAGALLELRLTHEVVEHVQEVRRRLAATQLYTALMEAGFTPENNWDEALESADAALELAQLATGEDRNALFEGFQVFAALPDEARLRRLAYLAESVSNLELLSRLPEGMEPQWLTGPETRECHDREMTYVQALRAQDIPAKVPALAKTELGVPEGQVPEDSDDDLFVHLRCDVCGKEKLIVQSRID
- a CDS encoding MOSC domain-containing protein, coding for MSAPLTGHTVRVLVGAEPKRVLTREVPEVRVSLEGVVGDRHAGLTRKADVRTPWFPRGALVRNSRQVSLVSTEELALIASALEVLRVQASWLGANLELSGVPRLTRLPPGTRLFFPEDAVLMMEGENTPCRKAGRAVEPFYPERQALASRFVKAAHQRRGLVGWVERPGLIRPGDAVRVLLPPPVTYSLP
- a CDS encoding MBL fold metallo-hydrolase, with protein sequence MSVELRNTGLHLTGTPLALDAMRKTPLSFVSHGHSDHIARHERTIATAATLRFMTHRLGRVKDPVAVSYNQPFELGPLSLELLSAGHILGSAQLRVVRGDGRRIVYTGDLNVTPSLTAEPVQVAECDTLVIEATFGHPRYRFPPKDEVLGAVETWVRQQLERGVVPVLLGYPLGKSQEAMKYLSGRGFPLVAHTSIYEVTRLYGELGVAIEPVRCFEGTVNPGEVLFFPPHQARSGALAPLWPRATAVLTGWALDPGAAYRYGAQVAFPLSDHADCPSLVNYVKATGAREVITHHGFAEELARLLREDGIDARTLGKPQQLALF